A genomic stretch from Setaria viridis chromosome 1, Setaria_viridis_v4.0, whole genome shotgun sequence includes:
- the LOC117861195 gene encoding uncharacterized protein has translation MASTACFVIVSKNDIPIYEAEVGSAPKKEDLAYHHQFILHAALDVVQDLAWTTNAMFLKSVDRFNDLVVSVYVTAGHTRFMLLHDSRSDDGIKSFFQEVHELYIKIFLNPLYLPGSRIASSHFDTKVRALARKYL, from the exons ATGGCAAGCACAGCATGCTTCGTGATTGTTAGTAAGAATGACATCCCAATATATGAGGCTGAAGTTGGATCTGCTCCAAAA AAAGAAGATTTAGCTTATCATCATCAGTTCATTTTGCATGCTGCGCTGGATGTTGTTCAGGACCTTGCATGGACTACCAATGCAAT GTTTCTGAAGTCAGTTGATAGATTCAATGACCTTGTTGTGTCTGTTTATGTAACTGCTGGT CATACTAGATTTATGTTGCTTCATGACTCACGGAGCGATGATGGAATAAAAAGTTTCTTTCAGGAGGTTCATGAACTTTACATCAAG ATATTCCTCAACCCGCTCTACTTGCCGGGTTCTCGCATAGCGTCCTCCCATTTTGATACCAAGGTCAGGGCTCTTGCAAGGAAATACCTGTAG
- the LOC117833065 gene encoding adenine phosphoribosyltransferase 4: MGEEASCNTVSVMEAATNAKPQPQQPKENGRAAAAAAAVVAEATAPVAEAAADPRLQGISDAIRVVPHFPKEGIMFNDITTLLLRPGVFKDAVDLFVERYRGMGIDAVAGIEARGFIFGPAIALAIGAKFIPLRKPRKLPGEVISEKYVLEYGTDCLEMHVGAIEPAEHVIIVDDLVATGGTLCAAIRLLERAGAEVVECACLIGLPKFKNFYKLNGKPVYVLVESRESDK; this comes from the exons ATGGGTGAGGAGGCCAGCTGCAACACCGTCAGCGTGATGGAGGCCGCTACCAACGCcaagccgcagccgcagcagcccaAGGAGAacggccgcgccgctgccgctgccgctgccgtcgtGGCCGAGGCGACGGCGCCTgtggccgaggcggcggccgaccCCCGGCTGCAGGGTATCTCCGACGCCATCCGCGTCGTGCCCCACTTCCCCAAGGAAG GCATCATGTTCAACGACATCACCACGCTGCTGCTGCGCCCCGGCGTGTTCAAGGACGCCGTCGACCTCTTCGTCGAGCGCTACCGCGGGATGGGTATCGACGCCGTCGCCG GGATTGAGGCCAGGGGCTTCATATTTGGCCCGGCAATTGCGTTGGCCATAGGCGCCAAGTTCATACCGCTGCGCAAGCCTAGGAAGCTCCCAG GCGAGGTGATATCCGAGAAATATGTGCTTGAGTACGGGACTGATTGTTTAGAGATGCACGTTGGAGCCATCGAACCTGCAGAGCATGTGATCATCGTTGATGACTTGGTTGCTACCGGTGGGACACTGTGTGCCGCGATTAGGCTTCTTG AACGTGCTGGAGCTGAGGTGGTCGAGTGCGCATGTCTCATTGGGCTTCCAAAATTTAAG AATTTCTACAAGCTCAATGGAAAGCCTGTCTATGTACTGGTGGAGTCCCGTGAATCTGATAAATAA
- the LOC117861748 gene encoding UDP-N-acetylglucosamine transporter UGNT1, with protein sequence MAKGGGERGQLLPVSADDGKGNGGGGAGDDAALFKGSAMTRRGAFAALSYMACSVLLVMFNKAALSSYNFPCANVITLLQMVCSTCLLYVLRRLKIISFTNSDPSVPSDSLFFVPFRILLRTTPLSLAYLLYMLASMESVRGVNVPMYTTLRRTTVVFTMTMEYFLAKQKHTPPIIGSVALIVFGAFIAGARDLSFDARGYAIVFVANITTAVYLATINRIGKSSGLNSFGLMWCNGLVCGPSVLFLTYIQGDLKRAIEFPYLYSPGFQAVLLFSCILAFLLNYTIFWNTILNSALTQSMCGNLKDFFTVGIGWVLFGGLPFDLLNVIGQGLGFLGSGLYAYCKIKGK encoded by the exons ATGGCGAAGGGCGGCGGGGAGAGGGGGCAGCTGCTGCCGGTCTCCGCGGACGACGGGAAGGGcaacggcgggggcggggcgggcgaCGATGCCGCGCTCTTCAAGGGCTCCGCCATGACCCGCCGCGGCGCCTTCGCCGCGCTCTCCTACATGGCATGCTCCG TGTTGCTAGTGATGTTTAACAAAGCAGCTCTTTCTTCATATAATTTCCCTTGCGCAAATGTCATCACCCTCCTTCAG ATGGTGTGCTCAACGTGCCTTCTTTATGTTCTGAGACGGTTAAAGATCATCTCCTTCACAAATAGTGATCCATCAGTGCCTTCTGATTCACTGTTCTTTGTGCCGTTTAGGATATTGTTGCGAACCACACCTCTTTCTTTGGCTTATTTACTCTACATG CTAGCTTCAATGGAATCTGTCCGTGGAGTCAACGTTCCTATGTACACAACTCTACGGCGCACAACAGTAGTATTTACAATGACCATGGAATATTTCTTGGCAAAGCAGAAGCACACCCCACCTATAATAGGCAG TGTGGCTTTGATCGTATTCGGAGCATTTATTGCTGGAGCTCGAGACTTGTCATTTGATGCCCGTGGGTACGCCATTGTCTTTGTGGCCAACATTACAACTGCTGTTTATCTTGCTACTATAAACCGTATAG gAAAATCTAGTGGTCTCAATAGCTTTGGCCTGATGTGGTGCAATG GACTTGTCTGTGGACCTTCAGTACTGTTCTTGACATATATTCAGGGTGACCTAAAGAGGGCCATAGAATTTCCCTACCTTTATTCTCCTGGGTTTCAG GCTGTGCTGCTATTTTCATGCATCCTAGCATTTCTACTGAACTACACCATCTTCTGGAACACAATCCTGAATTCTGCACTCACACAGTCAATGTGTGGTAACTTGAAG GATTTCTTCACTGTTGGGATTGGTTGGGTACTGTTCGGTGGGCTTCCTTTTGATCTG CTTAATGTTATTGGGCAAGGACTAGGCTTTCTGGGCTCTGGATTGTATGCCTACTGCAAGATCAAAGGAAAATAG